A single region of the Ptychodera flava strain L36383 chromosome 9, AS_Pfla_20210202, whole genome shotgun sequence genome encodes:
- the LOC139141104 gene encoding uncharacterized protein: MDLPSIVDGHVRSNSPWAVPVAKTMLSRPDKVPRAKGLSHGDGQRKPYDDNSARLITGYFPPPIRDTGTPSRRPLLSTQSCPADIEASELRTYSIVNDSRQVESLESLRMRQRKRTGRRERPSLLSRLSEEAKEVMKEIREEMEREKREKEANITAIFESARTHKTTEEISMGNFEDDINIESVGSVDERLHDLERPTSDAKRHKISIVSSTGSATNSLTTESRSTFTDSEREINGSTGDDRTSTPPESVPPGTISRVSLVNDAIIEEEEYALDFNVRRNKFIKVQATPLVRLSTKTRSPRPAKLDQKHPVKFFQNSNGTLYSKRQRLMKRQDYCDISCSQSGEYNETRSYRKTPPIPLHVLKKIKQVEENEAEQNSPPPPPPKPTPRLYKERSFQVTGPGYDIRYHQPLYYNYHPELNPLEKKLQTESVEKCRAWLDKWVISE; this comes from the exons ATGGATCTACCTAGCATAGTCGATGGGCACGTGCGTTCGAACTCGCCCTGGGCTGTGCCAGTCGCCAAAACTAT gTTGTCGAGGCCTGACAAAGTGCCCAGGGCCAAAGGACTCAGCCATGGAGACGGCCAGAGAAAACCGTATGACGATAACAGCGCCAGGCTTATCACAGGATATTTCCCACCGCCGATCCGTGATACAGGCACGCCGTCACGAAGACCGCTTCTGTCGACCCAGTCTTGCCCTGCGGACATAGAAGCCAGCGAACTGAGGACTTACTCGATTGTGAATGACAGTCGACAAGTTGAAAGCCTCGAATCGCTGAGAATGAGACAGCGAAAAAGAACCGGGCGGCGAGAGAGACCGTCTCTGCTGTCGAGGCTCTCCGAAGAAGCGAAGGAGGTGATGAAAGAAATTCGCGAAGAAATGGAACGTGAGAAACGAGAGAAGGAGGCAAATATCACGGCCATTTTTGAAAGCGCCAGAACACACAAAACGACAGAGGAAATCAGTATGGGCAATTTTGAGGATGATATTAATATCGAGTCAGTCGGCAGTGTGGATGAACGTCTACACGATTTAGAAAGACCGACTAGTGACGCAAAACGGCACAAAATATCCATAGTCAGCAGCACTGGCAGCGCCACGAACAGCTTGACCACTGAGTCACGATCGACGTTTACGGACAGTGAACGGGAAATTAACGGCAGTACGGGCGATGACAGAACATCCACGCCACCGGAATCGGTTCCACCCGGGACTATTAGTCGCGTAAGTCTTGTGAACGACGCCATAATTGAGGAGGAGGAAtatgctttggattttaatgttCGCAGAAATAAATTCATTAAAGTACAAGCCACTCCTCTGGTACGGTTATCAACAAAAACACGTTCGCCGAGGCCGGCCAAATTAGATCAAAAACATCCTGTGAAATTTTTCCAGAACTCCAACGGTACCCTGTACAGCAAAAGACAAAGACTGATGAAACGACAGGATTACTGTGATATCAGTTGCTCTCAATCAGGGGAATACAATGAGACCAGATCGTATAGGAAAACACCGCCAATACCTTTACATGTACTCAAGAAAATCAAACAGGTGGAAGAAAATGAGGCGGAACAGAACTCGCCGCCTCCGCCACCTCCGAAGCCGACGCCGAGACTGTACAAGGAAAGGTCTTTTCAAGTTACAGGTCCCGGCTACGACATAAGGTACCACCAGCCACTTTACTACAACTACCATCCAGAGTTGAACCCTTTGGAGAAAAAACTGCAGACCGAATCAGTCGAAAAGTGCAGAGCTTGGCTCGACAAATGGGTGATCTCTGAGTAA